The genomic DNA CGGCAATGCGGGCGAGCGCGAGGAGTATGCCTGTCACGACTCCCGTGAGGGCGCTTCGCAGCGTGACCTTGAGGGTCGTCCGCCAGAGGGGGATCCCGAGGGCCAGGGACGCTTCCCGCAGAGAGTCCGGGACCATCTTGAGCTGCTCTTCTGTGGTTCTGAGCACGATAGGTACCATGATGAGGGAGAGGGCAGCCGCCCCTGCCCAGGCCGAAAAACCTTTCATGGGGACAACGATAAGAGCGTATGCGACCATCCCGGTAATGATCGATGGAATTCCTGAAAGAATATCGGCGGCAAAACGGATGGCGGTGGATATGCGGTTTCCTCCGTACTCAGATAGGTAGATGGCTCCGAGCACTCCTACGGGTACACCCAGAAAGGATGCAAGGCCGACCACTATGGCAGACCCGGCTATGCCGTTTGCCATCCCTCCGCCGGCCTCTCCGGTCGGCCTGGGAATTTCCGTGAAGAAGTCGAGGGTGATGCTGTCGAGGCCCATTTTCATGATGTGCGCGAAGATGAGTCCGAGAGGGATCAATACCGCCACGGTGGAAAGCATCATCAGCAAGGTCATCAGCATGCTGCCCAGTTTACGGCTTCGGAGCCTCATCGGCGGCCTCCTTCCTTTCGGGTCACACTCCATAGGAGTAGGCGGGCGAAACCGTTGATGACGATGGTCACCGTCAGCAGGATGAGGCCGATTTCCATCAGCGCGGCTGAATGAAGGGGCGAAGTAGCCTCCGCGAATTCGTTGGCGATGACGCTCGGCATCGTGTAGGCGGGAGAGAGAAGCGACAGGGAGATCTGTGGCGAGTTTCCAATCACCATGGTGACCGCCATGGTTTCACCCACCGCACGTCCGAGTCCGAGGATGACGGCGCCGACGATCCCCGACTTCCCGTACGGGAGGACCGCCATACGGATCATTTCCCACCTGGTAGCTCCCAGGGCTATTGCAGCCTCCTTCTGGGTCTGCGGCACGGCCAATAGCACCTCCTTGGTAATGGAGGTGATTATCGGCACAACCATGACCATAAGTATGAAGATGGCAGCAAGCATGCTCACACCGTAAGGTGCCCCCTCAAAGAAGGGGAGGAACCCGAGGTGCTCGATGAGCAGGGGCTGTACCGAGCGCTGCAGCCACGGAGCCATGACAAGAACTCCCCACAGGCCGTAGATGACACTCGGAATCGCGGCAAGGAGCTCAACGAGTGCTGCAATCGCGGCACCCGCCCGTTTTGGGGCTATCTCCGTGATGAAAAGTGCTGTGCCGACGCTGAGTGGAGTAGCCAGAGCCAGCGCAAGCACCGACGAGACAAGGGAACCGTACAGATAAGGAAGCGCGCCGAACTTCTCCTGGACCACGTCCCAATCGCTTCCGGTCAGAAAGCTCAGTCCGAAGGCACGCAGAGAGGGAAGGCTCTGTCGGATCATCTCGTACATCATCAGGCACAGGATTGCGATGATACTTAGGGCCAGGAGCGCGGTAATGCCCTTGAAGACGCAGTCACCACAGAACCCGGGTTCAATCTTCCATTTTCGTTGTACTTCAGATGCCAAAAGAAAGCTCCGATCGGATCATGGGAAGCGGCTGGCTGAGTTTGGGCTGCCGCTTCCCGCAGAAAAGCAGCAGTTACTGGATTGTCTTGATCGTCTTTTCTACCATTTTCGTCACATTCTGGGGTAGCGGGGCGTAGAGGAGGGGGGCTGCCATCTTCTGCCCCTTGGTCATGCTCCACCTGAGAAATTCGACCAGCTTTTTCCCCTTTACCGGGTCCTTCTGCTTCTCGTAGACGAGGAGCCACGTGAAGCCGACGATCGGGTAAGCTTCCTTTCCCGGCTGATTGACGAGGGATATCCGGTAGTCTGCAGGCATCTTTTTTGCTGCGGCGGCTGCCGCAGCGCTCGTCGTTTTGATTGAGGGCTCGATGAACGCCCCTGCCTTGTTCCTGATGGTAGCATAGGAGAGCTTGTTCTCTATGGCGTAGGCCATTTCGACGTACCCAATGGTGTAGCGGGTCGTCTTTATCTGGCCGGCTACTCCTTCATTTCCCTTGCCGCCGAGTCCCACCGGCCATTTTACCGAAGCACCCTTGCCGACCTTTTGGGCCCACTCAGGGCTCACTCCTGACAGATAATCGGTGAAGATGCTGGTGGTTCCGCTTCCGTCGGAGCGGCGAACGACGATGATCGGCTGATTGGGAAGTTGCATGCCGGGGTTGTCCCTGACGATTCTCGGGTCGTTCCACTTGGTGAGCTTACCCAGGAAAATTTCGGCGACATTCTCCGACGAGAGCTTGAGCCCCTTGCCTATCCCTGGGACATTATAGGTGACGACCACCGCCCCCATAACCGTAGGAATGTGCAGCAGCTTTCCCGGCGCCGCCTTCAGTTCCTGATCGCTAAGAAATTTGTCTGAGGCTCCGAAGTCGACGGTTTGAGCGGTTATCTGCTTGATTCCACCGCCGCTGCCGATGGACTGGTAATTGAACTTGACTGTAGGGTCGATCTTTGCGTACTCGCTGAACCATTTGGAGTAAAGCGGGTAGGGGAAGGTCGCCCCCGCTCCGTTTACCAGAGTCTCGGCGAAGGCCGTAGGCGCGATCAGAAACGACGGCAGGATAAGAACCAAACAGATGCTTAATCTCAGGTTGCTCAGCATATCTCCTCCTTGTATCTTTTTTGCTCCTTGTATCATTGAAGTGTTACAGGCGTGTTACGGAGAGGGTAAGATTGGGTTAAACATGTGCTCATATGCAAATTGTAGCAATTTTTCAGGTAGATGCATTTGGCGTGGGAGGGTGAGGTAAGCAGTTTCGGCTGGCCGCATGGAGGACGAACTGCTGCAGACTCAGCTTCGGTGGGGAAGGAGGTGCGTAGGGAAGGTATATCTGGCGGTGCTTCGGTCAGGCGTTAGAGGCGATACGCAGCTTTTTCTGTGCATCCAGGCACTCTTCGCACATTTTGCCGATTTCCTCTGTCGTAAAGCCGTTGATGACCAGTCGCTCGTTATATGTAAGCTCAATCCAGGCCCCAAACCTTTTGACCCTTTTACAGCCGGGGCAGACTATGACAGCTTTCCGTTCCATGGTAATCCCTTTCTGCAGAAAGGAAAAAAACCCATTCGGCAGTTGCCGCAGAATACAAGCAATACAAGGTGCGATTATACCACGTCGAGCGGATATGTCCTTCTGTCTATGAGCAATACTTTTTACTGATCGGTGAGGATTCGATCAATCTGCCAGCCATGCGGCGAGCCGGTCGGCCAGCAGTGCATTCTCAGCATCGAGAAACTTGTTCTGGAAAAGTGCGTCATCTCCAAATACCAAGAACTCCCCCTTTCCGCGCTTCCCCGTCACAGCGACCGCGAACCGCTGCACCGCATCACCCCCGGAAAGTGTGCTGCTGCCGTCGAGGTCAATCCATGCACGATCTCCGGTTTCGGCGATTACGGTGCAAGGGTCGCCGGTACAGGCGAGTGCCCAGGCACCGTGGAGACTGAAACCTTCGATGCCGCGGGTAAAGGAATCCTGCGAAAGGCGCTGAACCCTGAAATTCTGGGGATTCCCCTTGATTGCGTTTTCCGTCTCCCGCAGGGTTCCGTTTGAGAAATCCACGTCGAGGCGATGGAGAAGTGCTGTCAGTGGCTGGGCGATGTGAAGCATGATGGCGAGTTTCCCCCCCTTCTCGACAAACCGGACGATCGCTTCGATTTCCTTATCCGAATATTGCTTGAAAGGCCCCGAAAGCACGAGGCCCGTTGCCTCGGCAAGAGCTTCCGGGGTTATCTCATGGTGCAGGGCAGCCACTTTCGAGTTCACCCGGCGGAGACGCGCGGCGAACTCCGACAGATCGAGGGGGGACTCTCGATTCATCAGGAAGCGCTGGTCATGCCCCTCGTCAATGAGGATTGCTCCGGCTTCTGCTGCGGTCGCTGATACCGGTACGATAAGGGCGAGAGTCAGTAAGAGAGAGATCTGAATGATTGGCTTCATAGACGACTCCTTGTGATGGCAAGTATGCGACACAAACAGATAAAGACGACCTGTTTGGTCTTATATACTCTGTGCTCTGAATATGCAACTCCTATTTCTTTCTATGGCTGTTTTCCGCTTCCATGAAAGGGGCATGTGCGGGGTGTGTCCGGTTACTCTCCAGGTGGAGCAGCATATATGAAACAGGTGCGGTCGCTTTTTATAATAAATGCTTTATAATTCAGAAGCTGCCCACGCGCCTCGAATTTTACTGCATAACTTACGGAGCGATGATTTCGGTATTCCTGGCGATATCTATTATCCTATGTACTGCCGGAGCATGCAGCGCGGTGGAGTTGACCGTGGTCCCGTCAGGCGAAAGGACATTCGCTGTTACTGGTACGGGAATTGACAGACTTGCCGCCGTGGATGTCTATCTGACATACGATCCTAAATATCTGGCCGGGCCCCGGGTGGTCAAGGGAGCGCTGGCCCGGGAGGCCCTGCTGAAATGGAGCGTACGGGGCGCCGGCAGCCTGCGGATCGGCATCCTCAATCCCGGGTCGTTCGCATCTTCAGGGGAACTCGCAAGTGTATCCTTTGATAAGGTGCAGGATGTTTCTGGTGGGGTTGCCACAATGGCCGTGTCGGCCATAGATCGCCGAGGGATGCCTGTACCCGTTCGCACAAAGATTTCTGTGCCGCCCGGCCCGGCAGTTCCCACACCTTCATCCGCTTCGCGCCCCGATCCTGATAAGCGTGTCGCACTTCATTCATCGGTACTCGACCGGTTCAGGGAATTCAAGGGAGAAAGGACGCCGGGAAACTTGATGTTTCTCTTCCAGGCGCCGGCGGGGGCAGGGTACAGGCAGGAGCCACCGGTGGCAATTTCCAACGGGATCGGTAGAGTAAAACTGTTCATTTCCTCCAGGGAGAGGGAGGAGCTTGCTCCCGGCTTTGCCGTTCGCGGTGCGAGACTCTTTTCCATCGGGGTGAGGGAAGGTGGTTGGGTGATAGAGGTCGTGCCGGAGAAGGGGACGATAGAAGCCGTGCTCAGCATCATGAGGGGAGGTATGCTGTACGAAATACCGCTCGTCGTGGCCCCCCTTTACGAAAACGGAAAGAAGAAGCCTTTTGAGGAAGCCGAGCTTTTGGAGCTTCTGGTGGGAAGAGCCGGGGTGGAGCAGGCATCCTTTGACCTCAACCACGACGGAAGGCATGATTTCATCGACGACTATATCCTCATTGCCAACTATCTGTCTGGAGGGGGATCGGCGGCACAGAAAGCCGCGATATTTTAGTTTTTCGTGTTGACAATGGATTTCCGGAAGATGTATTAATTGAACCCAATTTCTGCAATGACCCTTATAAAAGACAGGAGGATGACCAGTGCTATTAAAAAGGACGAGTGCTATTCTGGGGATGCTGTCGCTGCTCTTCGCGACCACCGCATTTGCCGCCCAAGGGGGTAAGAAGGTAGCTACGGTGGAGATCCCGGTGAATCAGGAAATGTATTCCGCCACTCCCACCCCTCTCACTCCAGCCCAGTGCGCTCAGTGCCACGAGAAGGTTTTCGGAAGCCTGAAGACCGCCGGCGGCAAGCACCGTTTTGAGTGCCAGAAGTGCCACACCTCGTTCCACAGTTACAACCCGAAGAAGGGGAACTGGGACGAAATAATGCCCAAGTGCGATTCCTGTCACGCAAAGCCCCACGGGCAGGCAATCACCGACTGCAGCAACTGTCACTCCGATCCTCATGCACCCAAGAAAATGGGAATGACGACCCGGCTTGTGAATGCCTGCGGTCAGTGCCATGCAGGTCCGAAGGAACAGGTAGTCAAGTTCCCGAGCAAGCACAGCAAGCTCGCGTGCCAGAAATGCCATACCTCCCACGGATTCAAACCGGCATGTTCAGCGTGCCATAAGCCCCACTATCAGGGGCAGGAGTTCTCGACCTGCATCAAGTGCCACCCGGTGCACAAGCCG from Geobacter sp. DSM 9736 includes the following:
- the pstA gene encoding phosphate ABC transporter permease PstA; its protein translation is MRLRSRKLGSMLMTLLMMLSTVAVLIPLGLIFAHIMKMGLDSITLDFFTEIPRPTGEAGGGMANGIAGSAIVVGLASFLGVPVGVLGAIYLSEYGGNRISTAIRFAADILSGIPSIITGMVAYALIVVPMKGFSAWAGAAALSLIMVPIVLRTTEEQLKMVPDSLREASLALGIPLWRTTLKVTLRSALTGVVTGILLALARIAGETAPLLFTSLGNQFWGTSLAQPMAALPLQIFNFAISPYEDWHKLAWGGALVLVTLMFGINLSARYFGRSKHRS
- the pstC gene encoding phosphate ABC transporter permease subunit PstC, whose translation is MASEVQRKWKIEPGFCGDCVFKGITALLALSIIAILCLMMYEMIRQSLPSLRAFGLSFLTGSDWDVVQEKFGALPYLYGSLVSSVLALALATPLSVGTALFITEIAPKRAGAAIAALVELLAAIPSVIYGLWGVLVMAPWLQRSVQPLLIEHLGFLPFFEGAPYGVSMLAAIFILMVMVVPIITSITKEVLLAVPQTQKEAAIALGATRWEMIRMAVLPYGKSGIVGAVILGLGRAVGETMAVTMVIGNSPQISLSLLSPAYTMPSVIANEFAEATSPLHSAALMEIGLILLTVTIVINGFARLLLWSVTRKEGGRR
- the pstS gene encoding phosphate ABC transporter substrate-binding protein PstS, with amino-acid sequence MLSNLRLSICLVLILPSFLIAPTAFAETLVNGAGATFPYPLYSKWFSEYAKIDPTVKFNYQSIGSGGGIKQITAQTVDFGASDKFLSDQELKAAPGKLLHIPTVMGAVVVTYNVPGIGKGLKLSSENVAEIFLGKLTKWNDPRIVRDNPGMQLPNQPIIVVRRSDGSGTTSIFTDYLSGVSPEWAQKVGKGASVKWPVGLGGKGNEGVAGQIKTTRYTIGYVEMAYAIENKLSYATIRNKAGAFIEPSIKTTSAAAAAAAKKMPADYRISLVNQPGKEAYPIVGFTWLLVYEKQKDPVKGKKLVEFLRWSMTKGQKMAAPLLYAPLPQNVTKMVEKTIKTIQ
- a CDS encoding DUF4350 domain-containing protein, translated to MKPIIQISLLLTLALIVPVSATAAEAGAILIDEGHDQRFLMNRESPLDLSEFAARLRRVNSKVAALHHEITPEALAEATGLVLSGPFKQYSDKEIEAIVRFVEKGGKLAIMLHIAQPLTALLHRLDVDFSNGTLRETENAIKGNPQNFRVQRLSQDSFTRGIEGFSLHGAWALACTGDPCTVIAETGDRAWIDLDGSSTLSGGDAVQRFAVAVTGKRGKGEFLVFGDDALFQNKFLDAENALLADRLAAWLAD
- a CDS encoding cytochrome C; translation: MLLKRTSAILGMLSLLFATTAFAAQGGKKVATVEIPVNQEMYSATPTPLTPAQCAQCHEKVFGSLKTAGGKHRFECQKCHTSFHSYNPKKGNWDEIMPKCDSCHAKPHGQAITDCSNCHSDPHAPKKMGMTTRLVNACGQCHAGPKEQVVKFPSKHSKLACQKCHTSHGFKPACSACHKPHYQGQEFSTCIKCHPVHKPREITYEKTTPAVACGACHGKVFEKWKKTPSLHGKVNCANCHHTRHKYVPQCQECHGTPHKKEILEKFPKCLGCHLDVHDLPVNQKKK